From one Spiroplasma endosymbiont of Lasioglossum villosulum genomic stretch:
- the lpdA gene encoding dihydrolipoyl dehydrogenase: MSNYDFDLIIIGAGPGGYVTAARAAKMGLKTAIVEKDNWGGVCLNVGCIPTKTLLKGAKVFHYIENADKYGVAIKDKKNIEINWKVMQDRKTGVVKGLTGGVGFLMKSNKVEQLLGIGSAIDKNTILVKAKDGKEKKYTTKYMIIATGSKVKMFDNPNGPQGLSEKDLKTNQTLLTSIEILSLKEVPKTLTIIGGGVIGIEFACLFSTLGTKVTIIEYLDRILALLDEDISTTLTKILEKNGVNIITGHSVNELKDKTLTYYVATDKEHKKPLTVTSDYCLLSTGRTPITEGFTNLGIQIKPNQAFAVNNKLEALDANNNVIDNIYVIGDANGQRMLAHVASTQGLAALNNILVKEGRTDADNHPLKEQEVDYNKMPSCIYSFPEVASVGLTETECKSLGKEYLMKKIPFTINGKALADGETDGFVKIIIDKKYGEILGAHILCSTATDIIAEIVNIMQTEGTIVELASSCHPHPTMSEVVMDVAQDLELEWYKVNKK; the protein is encoded by the coding sequence ATGTCTAACTATGATTTTGATTTAATAATTATCGGGGCAGGCCCTGGTGGTTATGTAACAGCGGCTCGAGCAGCAAAGATGGGTTTAAAAACTGCAATTGTTGAAAAAGATAACTGAGGTGGAGTCTGTTTAAATGTTGGATGTATTCCTACTAAGACGTTACTAAAGGGCGCAAAAGTTTTTCATTATATTGAAAATGCTGATAAATATGGTGTTGCTATTAAAGATAAAAAAAATATTGAAATTAATTGAAAAGTAATGCAAGATCGTAAAACTGGTGTTGTTAAAGGTTTAACTGGTGGAGTTGGCTTTTTAATGAAATCTAATAAAGTAGAACAATTATTAGGGATTGGAAGTGCTATTGATAAAAATACGATTTTAGTGAAAGCTAAAGATGGTAAAGAAAAGAAATATACTACTAAATATATGATAATTGCTACTGGTTCAAAAGTAAAAATGTTTGATAATCCTAATGGTCCACAAGGTTTAAGTGAAAAAGATTTAAAAACAAACCAAACATTATTAACTTCGATTGAAATTCTTTCTTTAAAAGAAGTTCCAAAAACACTAACTATTATTGGTGGTGGTGTTATTGGAATTGAGTTTGCTTGTTTATTTAGTACACTTGGTACTAAAGTTACTATTATTGAATATTTAGATCGTATTTTAGCATTACTAGATGAAGATATTAGCACAACTTTAACTAAAATTCTTGAAAAAAATGGTGTTAATATTATTACTGGTCATAGTGTTAATGAATTAAAGGATAAAACTTTAACTTATTATGTTGCAACCGATAAAGAACATAAAAAACCATTAACAGTAACTAGTGATTATTGTTTATTAAGTACTGGAAGAACGCCGATTACTGAAGGTTTTACTAATTTGGGAATTCAAATTAAGCCTAATCAAGCATTTGCCGTAAATAATAAATTGGAAGCTTTAGATGCTAACAATAATGTTATTGATAATATATATGTAATTGGAGATGCTAATGGTCAAAGAATGCTTGCTCATGTTGCATCAACACAAGGATTAGCAGCGCTTAATAATATTTTAGTTAAAGAAGGTAGAACGGATGCTGATAATCATCCATTGAAAGAGCAAGAAGTAGATTATAATAAAATGCCTAGTTGTATTTATTCATTCCCAGAAGTGGCAAGTGTTGGTTTAACTGAAACTGAATGTAAATCTTTAGGTAAAGAATATTTGATGAAGAAAATACCATTTACTATTAATGGTAAGGCATTGGCTGATGGTGAGACTGATGGTTTTGTTAAAATAATTATTGATAAAAAATATGGAGAAATCCTAGGTGCTCATATTTTATGTTCAACGGCTACTGATATAATTGCTGAAATTGTTAATATTATGCAAACGGAAGGTACTATTGTTGAATTAGCCTCTTCTTGTCATCCACATCCAACAATGTCAGAAGTAGTTATGGATGTTGCACAAGATTTAGAATTAGAATGATACAAAGTTAATAAAAAATAG